Proteins found in one Streptococcus anginosus subsp. whileyi MAS624 genomic segment:
- a CDS encoding sugar ABC transporter permease has protein sequence MNNSIKFKRRLNHFLTYFYLVALSIIIIYPLLITIMSAFKTGNVLAFKLDTDINLSLENFSKLFTETLYGTWYFNTLIIAILTMIIQTSIVVLAGYAYSRYNFLARKQSLVFFLIIQMVPTMAALTAFFVMALMLNALNHSWFLIFLYVGGGIPMNAWLMKGYFDTVPISLDESAKLDGAGHFRRFWQIVLPLVRPMIAVQALWAFMGPFGDYILSSFLLREKEFYTVAVGLQTFVSDVKNLKIAYFSAGAILIALPICILFFFLQKNFVSGLTSGGDKG, from the coding sequence ATGAATAATTCTATTAAATTTAAACGCCGTTTAAACCACTTTTTAACTTATTTCTATCTAGTGGCTTTATCTATTATCATTATCTATCCTCTCTTGATTACGATTATGTCTGCTTTCAAGACAGGGAATGTCCTTGCGTTTAAGCTAGATACAGATATTAATCTTAGCCTAGAAAACTTTAGCAAGCTTTTTACTGAAACTCTTTATGGGACTTGGTACTTTAACACTTTAATCATTGCTATCTTGACAATGATTATCCAAACAAGTATAGTTGTACTAGCTGGTTACGCTTATAGTCGTTATAATTTCCTAGCTAGAAAACAAAGTCTGGTCTTCTTCTTAATCATTCAAATGGTGCCAACAATGGCTGCCCTGACCGCCTTCTTCGTTATGGCTTTGATGTTAAATGCGCTCAACCACAGTTGGTTCCTCATCTTCCTTTATGTCGGCGGTGGTATCCCAATGAACGCTTGGCTCATGAAAGGATACTTTGATACGGTTCCCATCTCGCTTGATGAGTCTGCTAAATTGGACGGTGCTGGTCACTTCAGACGCTTCTGGCAAATTGTACTGCCACTCGTTCGTCCAATGATTGCTGTACAAGCTCTCTGGGCTTTCATGGGACCATTTGGAGACTATATCTTATCTAGTTTCTTACTTCGTGAAAAAGAATTCTATACAGTTGCTGTTGGTTTACAAACCTTTGTTAGTGATGTGAAGAATTTGAAGATTGCCTACTTCTCAGCAGGTGCTATCTTGATTGCCTTGCCAATCTGTATCTTATTCTTCTTCCTACAAAAGAACTTTGTATCTGGTTTAACAAGTGGTGGCGACAAGGGATAA
- a CDS encoding extracellular solute-binding protein, with translation MKRKMLKSVAVLGTVGLASLLLVACGSKNNKSASSGDGKNLTVYVEKQYEKYVKKAAEAFEKESGTKVTIKTGDQLKGLENLSLDNQSGKAPDVMMSPYDRVGSLGSDGQLSEMKLDKGSMTDDTTKALVTTKGKTYGAPAVIETLVMYYNKNLISKAPTTFAELEELAKDSKYAFANENGKTTAFLADWTNFYYTYGLLAGNGGYVFGKNGTDPKDIGLANDGSIKGVEYAKTWYAKWPKGMQDTKGAANLIQTQFQSGKTAAIIEGPWKAASFKEAKVNYGVATIPTLPNGENYQTFGGGKAWVIPAGSKNAKTAQKFVNFLTSTDQQKAFYDATNEVPANTEARKYAEGKNDELTSAVVKQFQSAQPMPNISEMSTVWDPAASMLFDAVSGKKDAKTAANDAVKLIKDTIDQKFGKK, from the coding sequence ATGAAACGTAAAATGTTGAAAAGTGTTGCAGTTCTTGGAACTGTAGGATTGGCTAGTTTGTTACTAGTAGCTTGCGGTAGCAAAAATAATAAATCAGCTTCTTCTGGTGATGGTAAAAACCTCACTGTTTACGTAGAAAAACAATACGAAAAATATGTAAAGAAAGCAGCTGAAGCTTTTGAAAAAGAAAGTGGAACAAAAGTTACTATTAAAACTGGCGACCAACTTAAAGGTCTTGAAAATCTTTCACTTGACAACCAATCTGGCAAAGCTCCAGACGTTATGATGTCTCCATATGACCGTGTAGGTAGTCTCGGTTCAGACGGCCAACTTTCTGAAATGAAACTTGATAAAGGTTCAATGACAGATGATACTACCAAAGCACTCGTAACAACAAAAGGTAAGACTTATGGCGCACCTGCTGTTATTGAAACATTAGTAATGTACTATAACAAAAATCTTATCTCTAAAGCTCCAACTACATTTGCTGAATTAGAAGAACTGGCAAAAGACAGCAAATATGCTTTTGCTAACGAAAATGGCAAAACAACTGCTTTCCTCGCTGACTGGACAAACTTCTATTATACTTATGGTCTTTTAGCGGGTAATGGTGGATACGTCTTTGGTAAGAATGGTACCGATCCTAAAGATATTGGACTTGCAAATGACGGTTCTATCAAAGGTGTTGAATACGCTAAAACTTGGTATGCAAAATGGCCAAAAGGAATGCAAGATACTAAAGGTGCCGCAAACTTAATTCAAACTCAATTCCAATCAGGTAAAACAGCTGCTATCATTGAAGGCCCTTGGAAAGCTGCATCATTTAAAGAAGCTAAAGTGAACTATGGTGTTGCCACTATTCCTACACTTCCAAATGGTGAAAACTATCAAACCTTTGGTGGTGGTAAAGCTTGGGTCATCCCTGCAGGATCTAAAAATGCCAAAACAGCTCAAAAATTTGTCAACTTCTTGACATCAACAGATCAACAAAAAGCTTTCTATGATGCTACAAACGAAGTACCTGCTAATACAGAAGCTCGTAAATATGCTGAAGGTAAAAATGATGAATTGACTTCAGCTGTTGTTAAACAGTTCCAATCTGCTCAACCTATGCCAAATATCTCTGAAATGAGTACTGTATGGGATCCAGCAGCAAGTATGCTCTTTGATGCTGTAAGTGGTAAAAAAGATGCTAAAACTGCTGCAAATGATGCCGTGAAATTGATTAAAGATACTATCGATCAAAAATTTGGTAAAAAATAA
- a CDS encoding LacI family DNA-binding transcriptional regulator, with the protein MRVTIKEVAKLAGVSPSTVTRVVQNKSSISDETKKRVRKAMKELNYHPNLNARSLVSSYTQVIGVVLPDDSDAFYQNPFFPSVFRGIAQVASEHHYAIQIATGKNEKERMEAISQMVLGKRVDGLIFLYSQENDPLVKMVSEEQFPFLILGKSLSPFIPLVDNDNIQAGYDATEYFIKKDCRNIAFIGGSKRLFVTQDRYKGYQKALEDYHLELDPQNTAFANEFLEDKGYQFTKRLLSRDTKIDAIITTDSMLAEGVCNYLNENQLSVPTLAFDSIKPKLDLTAYVDINTLELGRVSFKTILQIINDTKENRQICYRQLIPHRIIEQ; encoded by the coding sequence ATGCGAGTTACTATTAAAGAAGTTGCTAAATTGGCAGGAGTTTCGCCTTCTACCGTTACCCGTGTTGTCCAAAATAAATCCAGCATCAGCGATGAGACCAAAAAAAGAGTCCGTAAAGCTATGAAGGAATTGAATTATCATCCTAATCTTAATGCACGTAGTCTTGTTAGCAGTTACACACAAGTCATTGGTGTTGTTTTACCTGATGATTCCGATGCTTTTTATCAAAATCCATTTTTTCCTTCAGTCTTTCGCGGGATTGCTCAGGTGGCTTCCGAGCATCACTATGCTATTCAAATTGCGACTGGAAAAAATGAAAAAGAACGCATGGAAGCTATTTCCCAAATGGTTCTTGGCAAACGAGTAGACGGACTCATCTTTCTTTACTCTCAAGAAAATGATCCACTAGTGAAAATGGTCAGTGAAGAACAATTTCCTTTCTTAATTTTGGGAAAATCTCTTTCTCCCTTTATTCCTTTGGTGGATAATGACAATATCCAAGCGGGATATGATGCAACAGAATATTTTATCAAAAAAGACTGCCGTAATATTGCTTTTATCGGCGGTAGCAAAAGACTATTTGTAACGCAAGACCGCTATAAAGGATACCAAAAAGCGCTAGAAGATTACCATTTAGAGCTTGACCCTCAAAATACAGCCTTTGCAAATGAATTTTTGGAAGACAAAGGATATCAATTTACCAAGCGCCTTCTCAGTCGTGATACAAAAATTGATGCTATTATCACAACAGACAGTATGCTGGCAGAGGGAGTTTGTAATTATTTAAATGAAAATCAATTATCTGTTCCCACTCTAGCCTTTGACTCTATTAAACCCAAACTTGATTTAACAGCTTATGTAGATATTAACACATTAGAGCTAGGGCGGGTTTCGTTCAAGACTATTCTACAAATTATCAATGATACCAAAGAAAATCGACAAATTTGTTATCGCCAATTAATTCCACATCGCATTATCGAACAATAA
- a CDS encoding sugar ABC transporter permease yields MTTQQQPRKALLLSLIPGLGQIYNKQKAKGAIFLGVTILFLIYFFAIAAPELGNLFTLGEVSGRDNSLFMLIRGAFHFILVIVYFIFYALNLKDAYTIAKRWNNDYPVPTTFKDMLKGIYANGFPYLLIIPSYIAMTFAIIFPVLVTLLIAFTNYDFQHLPPTKLLDWVGVTNFTNIWRLSTFRSAFGAVLGWTIIWALTASTVQIVIGIFTAIIANQPFIKGKRIFGVIFLLPWAVPAFITILTFSNMFNDSIGAINTQVIPLLGKVLPFLNGHLIPWKTDPTWTKIALIMMQGWLGFPYICVLTLGILQSIPNDLYEAAYIDGANAWQKFRNITFPMILAVAAPTLISQYTFNFNNFSIMYLFNDGGPGTVGGGAGSTDILISWIYRLTTGAAPQYSMAAAVTLIISLIVISISMIAFKKLHAFDMEDV; encoded by the coding sequence ATGACTACACAACAACAGCCACGTAAAGCATTGCTGCTCTCCCTCATCCCAGGACTTGGGCAAATTTATAATAAACAAAAAGCAAAAGGGGCTATCTTTTTAGGAGTTACCATCTTATTTTTGATTTACTTTTTCGCCATTGCTGCTCCTGAGTTAGGAAACTTATTTACTCTCGGTGAGGTGTCTGGACGCGATAACTCTCTTTTCATGCTGATTCGTGGTGCATTCCACTTTATTCTTGTCATTGTTTATTTCATCTTTTATGCTCTCAATCTAAAAGATGCTTATACTATTGCGAAACGTTGGAATAATGATTATCCAGTTCCTACGACTTTCAAAGATATGTTAAAAGGAATTTACGCTAATGGTTTTCCTTACCTATTGATTATTCCTTCATATATTGCAATGACTTTTGCTATCATTTTCCCTGTATTGGTCACTCTTTTAATCGCCTTTACAAACTATGATTTCCAACATCTGCCTCCAACCAAGCTCTTGGATTGGGTTGGCGTGACAAACTTCACTAATATTTGGCGACTTAGCACTTTCCGCTCTGCTTTTGGAGCCGTTCTTGGTTGGACTATTATCTGGGCACTGACTGCCTCAACTGTCCAAATCGTTATTGGTATTTTTACCGCTATTATTGCAAACCAACCATTTATTAAAGGAAAACGCATTTTCGGCGTTATCTTCCTACTGCCTTGGGCTGTCCCAGCATTCATCACTATCTTAACTTTCAGTAACATGTTCAACGATAGTATCGGTGCAATCAATACCCAAGTCATTCCGCTTCTTGGTAAAGTATTGCCATTCTTAAATGGACATCTGATTCCTTGGAAAACAGATCCGACCTGGACTAAAATTGCTCTAATTATGATGCAAGGTTGGCTTGGTTTCCCTTACATTTGTGTATTGACACTTGGTATCTTGCAATCCATTCCAAACGATCTTTACGAAGCGGCTTACATTGATGGTGCAAATGCATGGCAAAAATTCCGCAATATCACTTTCCCAATGATTTTAGCAGTTGCTGCTCCTACACTCATCAGTCAGTATACTTTCAACTTCAACAACTTCTCTATCATGTACCTCTTTAATGATGGCGGTCCTGGTACAGTTGGTGGTGGTGCAGGTTCGACTGACATCCTCATTTCATGGATTTATCGTTTAACAACAGGTGCAGCTCCTCAATACTCAATGGCTGCTGCGGTAACACTTATCATTTCTCTTATCGTGATTTCAATCTCCATGATTGCGTTCAAGAAACTACATGCATTTGATATGGAGGATGTGTAA
- the glgP gene encoding glycogen/starch/alpha-glucan family phosphorylase: MSNLQEFIQQTYQKEIAECSNEELYIALLNYTKLASAQKPVNTGKKKLYYISAEFLIGKLLSNNLINLGLYDDVKKELADAGKDLIEVEEVELEPSLGNGGLGRLAACFLDSIATLGLNGDGVGLNYHFGLFQQVLKNNEQTTVPNFWLTEQNWLVKSSRSYQVPFADFTLTSTLYDIDVPGYKMATKNRLRLFDLDSVDASIIEDGIDFDKTDIARNLTLFLYPDDSNKKGELLRIFQQYFMVSNGAQLIIDEAIEKGSNLHDLADYAVIQINDTHPSMVIPEMIRLLTERGISLDEAINIVKNMTAYTNHTILAEALEKWPLEFLEEVVPHLVPIIKELDKRVKAEYADPAVQIIDEHDRVHMAHMDIHYGYSVNGVAALHTEILKNSELKAFYDIYPEKFNNKTNGITFRRWLMHANPRLSNYIDSLIGRDWHHDASKLEDLLEFSGKADVKAELEKIKAHNKRKLVRHLKEHQVVEINPESIFDIQIKRLHEYKRQQMNALYVIHKYLDIKAGNIPARPITVFFGGKAAPAYTIAQDIIHLILCLSEVIANDPEVSPYLQVVMVENYNVTAASFLIAAGDISEQISLASKEASGTGNMKFMLNGALTLGTSDGANVEIHELVGDDNIYIFGEDSETVIDLYAKEAYKSSEFYARKAIKPLVDFIVSDAVLAVGKKERLERLYNELINKDWFMTLLDLEDYIETKERMFADYEDRDVWLEKVLVNIAKAGFFSADRTIAQYNDEIWHLN, from the coding sequence ATGTCAAATTTACAAGAATTTATCCAACAAACTTATCAAAAAGAAATTGCTGAATGCAGCAATGAAGAATTGTATATTGCCCTTTTAAACTATACAAAATTGGCTAGTGCACAAAAGCCAGTTAATACTGGTAAAAAGAAATTGTATTACATTTCAGCAGAATTTTTGATTGGAAAACTGTTGTCAAACAACCTCATCAACCTTGGCCTTTATGATGATGTCAAAAAAGAATTAGCAGACGCTGGTAAAGACTTGATTGAAGTGGAAGAAGTCGAATTAGAACCTTCACTTGGTAATGGTGGTTTAGGACGTCTGGCTGCTTGCTTCCTTGATTCTATTGCAACACTTGGTTTGAATGGAGACGGTGTAGGTCTGAACTATCACTTTGGTCTTTTCCAACAAGTATTGAAAAATAATGAGCAAACAACAGTACCAAACTTCTGGTTGACAGAGCAAAATTGGTTAGTAAAATCAAGCCGTAGCTATCAAGTACCATTTGCTGATTTCACTTTAACATCAACTCTTTATGACATTGATGTGCCTGGTTACAAAATGGCTACTAAAAACCGTCTTCGTCTGTTCGACCTTGACTCGGTTGATGCAAGTATCATTGAAGATGGGATTGATTTTGATAAGACAGATATTGCTCGTAATTTGACTCTTTTCCTTTATCCAGACGATAGCAATAAGAAAGGTGAATTGCTCCGTATCTTCCAACAATACTTTATGGTGTCAAATGGTGCACAATTGATTATTGATGAAGCGATTGAAAAAGGTAGCAATCTTCATGACTTGGCTGACTATGCTGTTATCCAAATCAACGATACACACCCATCTATGGTCATTCCAGAGATGATTCGTCTTTTGACAGAACGTGGTATTTCTCTTGATGAAGCAATCAATATTGTTAAGAATATGACGGCTTATACAAACCATACCATTCTTGCTGAAGCGCTTGAAAAATGGCCGCTTGAATTCTTGGAAGAAGTTGTTCCACACTTGGTTCCAATTATCAAAGAATTGGATAAGCGCGTGAAGGCTGAATACGCAGATCCAGCTGTTCAAATTATTGATGAACATGATCGTGTACATATGGCTCACATGGATATTCACTATGGATATAGTGTCAATGGGGTTGCTGCTCTTCATACAGAAATCTTGAAAAACTCAGAACTCAAGGCTTTTTACGACATTTATCCAGAAAAATTCAATAATAAAACAAACGGAATCACCTTCCGTCGCTGGCTCATGCACGCAAATCCACGTTTGTCAAATTACATTGATAGCTTGATTGGCCGCGATTGGCACCATGATGCTTCAAAATTAGAAGACTTACTTGAATTTTCTGGTAAGGCTGATGTGAAAGCTGAACTTGAAAAAATCAAAGCTCACAACAAACGGAAATTAGTTCGTCATTTGAAAGAGCACCAAGTTGTTGAAATCAATCCTGAATCGATCTTTGATATCCAAATCAAACGCCTTCACGAGTACAAACGCCAACAAATGAATGCTCTTTATGTCATTCACAAATATTTGGATATCAAGGCTGGAAACATTCCTGCGCGTCCAATTACAGTTTTCTTTGGTGGGAAAGCTGCTCCAGCATACACGATTGCACAAGATATTATTCATTTAATCCTTTGCTTGTCAGAAGTGATTGCTAACGACCCAGAAGTTTCTCCATACTTGCAAGTCGTTATGGTTGAAAACTATAATGTAACAGCAGCTAGCTTCTTAATTGCAGCCGGTGACATTTCTGAGCAAATCTCCCTTGCTTCTAAAGAAGCTTCAGGTACTGGTAACATGAAATTCATGCTAAATGGTGCTTTAACGCTTGGTACTTCAGACGGGGCAAATGTTGAAATTCATGAATTAGTCGGCGATGACAACATTTATATCTTCGGTGAAGATTCTGAAACAGTTATTGATTTGTATGCCAAAGAAGCTTATAAGTCAAGTGAATTCTATGCTCGTAAAGCAATCAAACCGCTGGTTGATTTCATTGTCAGTGATGCCGTTCTTGCAGTTGGTAAGAAAGAGCGCTTGGAACGACTTTACAATGAATTAATCAATAAAGACTGGTTCATGACGCTTCTTGACTTGGAAGATTATATCGAAACAAAAGAACGCATGTTTGCGGATTATGAAGACCGTGACGTCTGGCTTGAAAAAGTTCTTGTCAATATTGCAAAAGCAGGCTTCTTCTCTGCTGACCGTACGATTGCTCAATATAACGATGAAATTTGGCATTTGAACTAG
- the nrdI gene encoding class Ib ribonucleoside-diphosphate reductase assembly flavoprotein NrdI: MKISLVYISLSGNTASFIKRLSTFLQERHENVEIEQVDIKDMVKEERPFYVMSQPFVAFLPTYLEGGNGLDNGDVEILTNDLGDFIAFEENYKRCFGIVGSGNRNFNNQYCLTAKQYAERFGFPVLDTFELRGLNEDVKRIGLKIEELYGM; the protein is encoded by the coding sequence ATGAAGATTTCCTTGGTTTATATTAGCTTAAGTGGGAACACAGCGAGTTTTATCAAACGCTTATCCACTTTTTTGCAAGAGCGACATGAAAATGTTGAGATTGAGCAGGTGGATATAAAAGATATGGTGAAAGAGGAGCGACCATTTTACGTCATGTCTCAGCCCTTTGTAGCCTTTTTACCAACCTACTTAGAAGGTGGAAATGGTTTGGATAATGGAGATGTAGAGATTCTTACCAATGATTTAGGTGACTTTATCGCTTTTGAAGAGAATTACAAGCGCTGTTTTGGCATTGTTGGTAGTGGTAATCGTAATTTTAACAACCAATATTGTTTAACAGCAAAGCAATATGCAGAGCGCTTTGGCTTTCCAGTCTTGGACACATTTGAACTTCGTGGCTTGAATGAAGATGTCAAACGAATTGGTCTGAAAATTGAAGAATTATACGGAATGTAA
- the malQ gene encoding 4-alpha-glucanotransferase, with protein MKERQSGVLMHISSLPGKYGIGSFGKSAYDFVDFLVRTKQRYWQILPLGTTSYGDSPYQSFSAFAGNTHFIDFDRLIEEGLLTESDLDGLDFGQDPRKVDYAKVFNNRRPVLEKAVKRFLERGDLAAYEKFVADNASWLEVFVEYMAIKEHFDLKAWTEWPDAAVRHREASSLATYREKLADRLTYHRVTQYLFFKQWLELKNYANEHHIEIVGDMPIYVAADSCDVWAQPHFFKTDELGQPTCVAGCPPDEFSATGQLWGNPIYDWKAMDEDGYSWWIERLRESFKIYDVVRIDHFRGFESYWEIPAGSDTAAPGKWVKGPDYALFKAVKEELGELNIIAEDLGFMTDEVIALREKTGFPGMKVTQFAFNPESESIDSPHLAPNNSVMYTGTHDNNTVLGWYRDEIDDAIREYMAQYTNRKEYETVPHAMLRTIFASVSFMAIATMQDLLELDGSARMNYPSSIGGNWSWRMTADELDPVIEAELYSLTKTYRRLNKKLLKEENEL; from the coding sequence ATGAAAGAACGTCAAAGTGGTGTTCTCATGCATATTTCTTCTCTTCCAGGGAAATACGGAATCGGCTCATTTGGAAAAAGTGCTTACGATTTTGTGGATTTTTTGGTAAGAACAAAGCAACGCTACTGGCAAATTTTGCCTTTGGGCACGACCAGTTATGGAGATTCTCCTTACCAATCATTCTCTGCATTTGCGGGAAATACACATTTTATTGATTTTGACCGACTGATTGAAGAGGGTCTACTTACTGAAAGTGATCTTGATGGTTTAGACTTTGGTCAAGATCCAAGAAAAGTAGATTATGCGAAAGTTTTCAACAATCGTAGACCGGTTTTAGAAAAAGCTGTGAAACGTTTCTTAGAACGCGGAGATTTAGCAGCTTATGAAAAATTTGTAGCAGATAATGCGTCTTGGCTTGAAGTATTTGTTGAATACATGGCGATTAAAGAGCATTTCGACTTGAAAGCTTGGACTGAATGGCCAGATGCAGCGGTACGTCATCGTGAAGCGTCTAGCTTGGCAACTTATCGCGAAAAGCTAGCTGATCGATTGACCTATCATCGTGTTACGCAATATCTCTTCTTCAAACAATGGTTAGAATTGAAAAATTATGCTAACGAACATCATATTGAAATCGTTGGCGATATGCCAATCTATGTGGCAGCTGATAGCTGTGATGTTTGGGCGCAACCGCATTTCTTTAAAACAGATGAATTAGGACAGCCTACATGTGTAGCAGGATGTCCGCCAGATGAATTCTCTGCGACCGGTCAACTTTGGGGAAACCCAATTTATGACTGGAAGGCAATGGATGAAGATGGGTATAGCTGGTGGATTGAACGCTTACGTGAGAGTTTCAAAATCTACGATGTGGTTCGTATCGATCATTTTCGTGGTTTTGAATCTTATTGGGAAATCCCTGCTGGATCCGATACAGCCGCTCCTGGTAAATGGGTGAAAGGTCCTGATTATGCTTTGTTTAAAGCTGTGAAGGAAGAATTGGGTGAACTAAACATCATCGCCGAGGACTTAGGCTTTATGACCGACGAAGTGATTGCTTTGCGGGAAAAAACAGGCTTCCCTGGTATGAAAGTCACTCAATTCGCCTTTAATCCAGAGTCTGAAAGTATTGATAGTCCACATCTTGCGCCTAACAATTCTGTCATGTACACAGGTACGCATGATAATAATACGGTACTTGGTTGGTATCGCGATGAAATTGATGATGCCATACGTGAATATATGGCTCAATATACTAATCGTAAAGAATATGAAACAGTACCTCATGCTATGCTACGGACTATCTTTGCTTCTGTCAGCTTTATGGCAATTGCAACCATGCAAGATTTGCTTGAACTAGACGGCTCAGCTCGCATGAACTACCCATCAAGCATTGGTGGCAATTGGTCATGGCGTATGACAGCAGATGAATTGGACCCTGTGATTGAAGCAGAGTTATATAGCTTGACGAAAACATATCGTCGTTTAAATAAAAAATTATTAAAGGAAGAGAATGAATTGTAA